The genome window TTTCTTCGACTCGGCGAGATCCACCAGGCTTTTCAGGTCCATGCGGAACCCGTTGGTCCACTGCACGGAGCTGATAGCAATAAGCCGGGTACGGTCATCCACCAGTTTCGCGAAATCGTCCAAGAGCAGGCGGCCCCCTTGGTGATTGACTCGACGGATTTCCACGCCTTTTCTCTGGCGCGCGGTAAAGGCGATAACGTTGGAGGGGAATTCCAGATCGTTGATCACGACATTGTCGCCTGCTTTCAGGTCGAGCGCGTCGGCAATTTTGCAGTTGCCCATGCCCGTGCTGGTGATGAACGCGATTTCCTCTTCCTGCGCGCCGAGGAGTTTTGCCGCTTCCACCCGGGCAAAAGCCACGGGCTTGAGCCAGGCGAGCGTCTGGTCAAAGGACGTTCCCGGCATCAACATGGCGCTGGAATGCCAGTCGGCCGCCGCCTGGGCCACCCGCGCGTAGCCGGGCGCGTAACAGGCGGTGTCCACGTACGTGCGGTGCCTGAATATCGGGAAATCTCTGCGTAACGCTTTGACATCTGTAATTTTCATGGTTGCGTATCCTCCTGAAGCTCTCTGCAGTTACCGGGAACATTCACGAGCGGCCAAAGCCCGCTCGTGAATACTCCAACAACATCGAATTACTTACGGCCGAATGTGAACTTGCTCCAGAATTTTTCCCGGAGATAACCATGGTATGCCTCCACCATTTCGTCGGAAGGCGGCCGGGTCATCAGGCTGACGACCACGTAAACCACGCCGCTCGTGACCACGCCCCAGGCGATGAAGTGAAGACCGTAGACATAGGTGCCGAAGTCGCCAAGTTTGAGGATAACTATAAGCACGCAGGAAACAACGATGCAGGCAATGGAGCCCGCTTTTGTCCCGCGCGGCCAGATAATGCAGCCCAGGAGCGGCCAGAGCAGGCAGCCGAAACCATAGAACAGCGCGGTCATCATGACCATGAACTGCGGCGGACTCATTGTCACGAGCAGAGCGATAAGCGTGAGAACCACCGTGAATATTTGCCCGATGCGAGCGAGCTGAGAGTCCGAAAACTTGTTCGGCATATAGCGCTTGATGATGTCTTCCGTCAGATACTGGCTGGACACGAGCAGGACGGAGTCGATCGTGGACATGGCCGCCGCCATGGCCGCAGCGAGGATGATGATGCCGACGATGGGGCTGACCATGTTGAAGTACGCGATCAGGGCCTGTTCCGTCTGCACGCCTTCCAGGCCGGGCACGTTGATGCGCAGGCCGAAACTGGTGAACATGGTGACGAGGTATGTGACAGGCAGCGCCCAAGCCGTGTGGAAGCAGGCTTTTTTCCAGGCGCCGAGATTCTTGACCGCATAGGCCCGCTGCCAGGTGTCCGGCCTGATGGCGGGCATGATGGTATACAAGACTATAAACGAGAGCCAGACACCCCAGGTATAGAAGCCTTTCGGCCCCGGCAGGCTCAGCATGGCCTGATCTTGGGCGGCTATGCCCTTGAAGAGCTCGGTGATGCCGCCTGCCTCAAAAAGGAAGTAGATGCCGAGCCCCCAGGCGATGAACATGAAAAACATGCCTTGGAAAAGGTCCGTCAAGGCCACACTCCGGAAACCTCCGAGGAACACATACGCGCAGCATATGCCGCCGAGAATGATCGCCCCGACGCGGTAGGAAATCGCGCCGTCGGTGATCAACTGGAAAGCCATGCCGATGGCGGTGTACTGCATGGAAAGATACGGGACCGTGAAAGCGCAGAGCATGATGGAAACGAGCGACCCCAGCTTCTTGCTTTCATAGTAATGCTCTATCATGTCCGCCGGGGTGCCGTGGCCGAATTTCCTGCCGATAAGATGGATCGGGCCGCCCAGCACCCAGTACCAGAGGCCGTAACAGGCGCCGTAGGTAGTGGTCATGAGCATGGCGAAACCGTGGGTGTAGAAAAAACCGACTGCGCCCATCAGAAGGTACGCGCTGTAAAAACTCGCGGTCAGGGTAAAGAAGGAGACAATGGGACCCACGGTGCGGCTGGCGAGAAAATAGTCCTCGGTCGTGTTTTTGTTCACGCGGTTGGAATAGATCCCGATCGCCATCACGATGAGGCAGTAGAAGCCGACGACAAGGAAAACAAGCATGTTTTTAGACATCGTCTTCATCCCCCTGCCAGCCCCACAAGGCGTAAAACGTCAAGCCTGTCGCGATGGCCGCGATCACATAAATATAGAGGAAGTTGACAGGCATCCCGAGGACCCACACGTTGTCCTTGACCACCATATCGTTGAAAATTTGAAGGACGGGTTGATTGACCAAAATCCACCAGAGAAAGCAGAAATAGAAGACACAAATTTTACCGGGCACGGTCTTCGGCGTGAGAAGCGATCTATCGGTTTTCATTTCTTAAACCTCCTTCTCGTATTGGCACGGCTTGTGTAATTACATGGTTACATCACTTTGCGGCGATGGCTTCTATTTCGCAAAGCACCCCCTTGGGCAGTTTTGATACCTCCACGCAGGAGCGCGCGGGCTTGGAGACGAAGTGCTTTGCATACACCTCGTTGAATGCGCCGAACTCCGCCATGTCGGTGATGAAACAGGTCGTTTTCATGATGTTTTCAAACCCCATGCCGTTTGCTTCAAGAACGGCCAGCAGGTTCCTGATGGCCATTTCAGCCTGCTCGGCCATCGTCTTGCCGGAAACTTCGCCGGTGGCCGGATTGAGTGGGATCTGCCCGGATGTATAGAGGACATTGCCGTAACGAATGGCTTGCGAGTATGGTCCAATTGCCGCAGGAGCTTTGTCGGTGCTGGTCGCTGCAAACATACTGTCCTCCATAAACTATTTTTCAGTCTATTTGGATTTAGCATTAGAATTTTGTTCAGTCAAATAAAAAACAAATATTTTTTACGAAAACACAAATATAGACAAATAAATTTAATCACCAGCACCGTGCGCAGCGCGCTTCCCTGTGATTTCTTTCTTGCGGTGAGCCAAGACGCGCGCCATGCTCCACCCGGCGCAGCGGAAGAACCCGCGTTCACGCAGATGGGCCAGGGCGTTTGGGGATGGTTCGGGATGGGCAGGCGAATGCCGCTGCCCGGCCGGAAATGGAATATTACCGGCGAGGAGGGATCATTGGTGGTCTTTCAGGTTCCGCAGATGCATGTAGATCGTGTTTTTGGAGACGCCCAGCAGTTCCGCGACACGGATGACCGCATCCTTCAGGTTGAACAGCCCCCTGTCATGTAACCCGATGACGATTTCCTTGTTTTTGTTCGCGGGAGTTATGGTTTCGTCGGCCATGACCGCGTCCCTGACCTTGCCGACGGTCAGGGAGATCAACTCCTCAACGTTGCTTGAGAAGTTTTCCTCTTTTACGATCTTTTGCTTGTCCGGGGGGATATAGGCCTTCAGGAGGTCGGCGAAGGGCGTATCCAGGTAAAAGTTGATGCAGAGCAGGCCGATAATCTTCCCGCCTTCCCCGCGTATGGTTATCGTGCTGCATTTTATGTTTTTATTGTGTTTCCCTTTGTTGAAATAGGAAATGTAGTCAGTATGTTCGTCCTGCGTTTTCGCCAGCATCTGCAAGCCCAGGTCGGTGATGGGCGAGCCTTCCTTGCGGCCGGTATAGTGCCCGTTCACGATCTTGATGACCGAGCTCTCGAGATTGTTCAGGCTGTGGAGGACAAGCTCGTACCCTTCGCCGAGGTAGTCGGCAAGGCCGTCAAGCACCTGGCGGTATGAGTTCAGAATTTTGTGGTCGGTTTCGGTAAAGATCACGCTGAAATCCGTCAAGAAAGCTCCTCCGCCCGCGTAGCGAGCGGGCAATGATTCTGTTTTGTACTATACTCCCTGCCGGGAAACAATGCCTCGGCATTCTGCGGGCCATGCGTATGCCAAGAAGGCGCGTGAAGCGCTGCCGTTTTCCGGAGAAGCCGGGGCAACAAACGCGGAAGCCTCTGTACCGGGAGGCTCTCACATTTATCGTATGGTACAGGCTTTAGTTTTTCAGCTGCGCGAAGAGAACCGAGCCGAAATCGTTCAGGAATTTTACCCCGTTCAGGTTGTCCGCGAGGTCCGAGCACAGGACGATGACATAATACTCCCTGCCGGACGGGCCGTACAAAATACCCGCATCGTGAACCGTTCCCTGGATATCGCCGGTCTTGTGGGCGAAGCGGAATCCTTCGGGCATATACTGGGGGATGAAATTATTGCAACACTGGTTGTGCATGATGGCAAGCATGCGGGCGCGCGAATTTTCCGGCATTGTGCCGCCGTGCCGGAGCATTTTCAAAAAAGTCAGCACGTCCAGCGGCGTCGTGAAATTGTCCCGGCCTTGCGCCCGTGCCTCGGCATCCAGCATTTTCCTGCCGAGCACCGTATCCGGCATGCCGCAGGCGGCTATGTCCGCGTTGATGGCGGCAAAGCCGAGTTTGTCGATCAACATGTTCGTCGCGACGTTGTCGCTGGTGACCGTCATCAGGAAACACAGGTCCTCGATCGTGGTCCCGATGCCCACGTGCATTCCCTTGAGCACGCCATACCCGTCCACGATATCCCCGGCACGCAAGGGCATCTCTTCCGTCAGGGCCAGTTCGCCTTTCGCGGCTTTGCTGAAAACACTCCAAAGGATAGGCAGTTTAATGATGCTCGCGGACGGGAACCGGTCCTTTTCCCCGCGCCGCAGGTCCAGCGCGCCGTCCGCCGAGGCGACGATATAGGATACCCGCCCGTGGACGTTCTTGCTGAGGGTCTCAAGGTCTTTCTGCAAACCCATGGTCATCTCCTTCGCACGGTGTAATCCGGGCGGTGTTGCGCCCGCCCGGCGTTATGATGCAGGAATGTACTTTTACGGACTCCGGCGGCATCGTCAAGGGGAGGAGCCCGCGGGAGGGGCGGCTCCGGCGCGCCGGTCAGGATTTTTTACGCAGATAGGCGCCGGTTTCATGGAGTTGGCCTTCCGTCCGCGTAATGGCCCTGATCGCTTCTTCGCCTTTTTCCGCGAGCAGGTGCGCGATCAAGATTTCCACCAGCGCGAGGGCGCTGGCCGTGGAAGGGAAAAATGACGGGCTGCTGGCGGAAAACAGCAGGGAACAATCCGCTTTCAGGGCGATTGGGGAAACCAGGCTGTCCGTGAGGGCGATGAGCGTGCAGCCGGAATCGTGCGCGATTTCCGCCACGCGGAGTATTTCCTGGGAATACGGCTCGTATGAGACCATAAGAACGGAGTCCCCCGGCTCCAACGGCCGCAGTTCAAGTTCGAGCGTTCCCGCCGCTCCTTCAATCAGATGAACCGAGGAACGGAACAGGCGGTAGAGATAGTAGAAACTGAACGCGATGGGGTACGATGAGCGGAACCCGGCCACATGGACGTTCGGGGCCGCGTTAATCAGGGCTGCGGCTTTGCCGAGAAGTCCCGCTTCCTGCCGCGACAGCGCCATCAGGTTTTTCCTTTGCGCATCGAGCATGGCGGCGAGGAGGCGGTCGGATCCCGGCTCGCTGAGCAGTTTCCGGGCCCGGCTGGACAGCTGCGTCGCGTTCTCGTTGAAGCCGTTGACGAAGCATTCGCGCAGATCCTGCCAGCCCTCAAACCCTAAAAGCCGCGCCAGCCGGATAAGGGTGATGGGCCGCACCTGGGCGTCCGTGGCTATTTTGCGCATCGAACGCACGGGCACTTCACGGGGATTATCCAGCAAGTACTTCGCGCCGAGCCTGAATTGCGGGCTCAAGGATTCAAATTGCTTTTTCAGATGGAGAAGCAGCGCCTCGACATTGGTATAGGGGGGCTGATTGCGGAGGGGCTTTGTTTTTTCGTTGGATACTGGCATAGGGCACCGTATAGACCTGTTTTCATTGCTGTCCGGCTAAGGGTTAAGAAAAAAGTCCAAAATCTCAATGCGATGTGGTATAAAGAGTTTGCGAAAAACTTTGCCACACAAGGAGATTTTGGACATGAGTCACCATAATACACTTTTCTCCCAGATGCTATCTCTGATTCCCAGACATGTTTTTCAAAAGCTCGAACACCGGCACAAAGTAGGGCGGGCCTCACGCAAATTCGGCTTCAAGGAGCAGTTCACCGCCATGGCCTTCATACAGCTTGCCGCAAGGCGCT of uncultured delta proteobacterium contains these proteins:
- a CDS encoding hypothetical protein (Evidence 5 : No homology to any previously reported sequences), with protein sequence MKTDRSLLTPKTVPGKICVFYFCFLWWILVNQPVLQIFNDMVVKDNVWVLGMPVNFLYIYVIAAIATGLTFYALWGWQGDEDDV
- a CDS encoding conserved hypothetical protein (Evidence 4 : Homologs of previously reported genes of unknown function) → MFAATSTDKAPAAIGPYSQAIRYGNVLYTSGQIPLNPATGEVSGKTMAEQAEMAIRNLLAVLEANGMGFENIMKTTCFITDMAEFGAFNEVYAKHFVSKPARSCVEVSKLPKGVLCEIEAIAAK
- a CDS encoding conserved hypothetical protein (Evidence 4 : Homologs of previously reported genes of unknown function), translating into MGLQKDLETLSKNVHGRVSYIVASADGALDLRRGEKDRFPSASIIKLPILWSVFSKAAKGELALTEEMPLRAGDIVDGYGVLKGMHVGIGTTIEDLCFLMTVTSDNVATNMLIDKLGFAAINADIAACGMPDTVLGRKMLDAEARAQGRDNFTTPLDVLTFLKMLRHGGTMPENSRARMLAIMHNQCCNNFIPQYMPEGFRFAHKTGDIQGTVHDAGILYGPSGREYYVIVLCSDLADNLNGVKFLNDFGSVLFAQLKN
- a CDS encoding membrane hypothetical protein (Evidence 5 : No homology to any previously reported sequences), which codes for MSKNMLVFLVVGFYCLIVMAIGIYSNRVNKNTTEDYFLASRTVGPIVSFFTLTASFYSAYLLMGAVGFFYTHGFAMLMTTTYGACYGLWYWVLGGPIHLIGRKFGHGTPADMIEHYYESKKLGSLVSIMLCAFTVPYLSMQYTAIGMAFQLITDGAISYRVGAIILGGICCAYVFLGGFRSVALTDLFQGMFFMFIAWGLGIYFLFEAGGITELFKGIAAQDQAMLSLPGPKGFYTWGVWLSFIVLYTIMPAIRPDTWQRAYAVKNLGAWKKACFHTAWALPVTYLVTMFTSFGLRINVPGLEGVQTEQALIAYFNMVSPIVGIIILAAAMAAAMSTIDSVLLVSSQYLTEDIIKRYMPNKFSDSQLARIGQIFTVVLTLIALLVTMSPPQFMVMMTALFYGFGCLLWPLLGCIIWPRGTKAGSIACIVVSCVLIVILKLGDFGTYVYGLHFIAWGVVTSGVVYVVVSLMTRPPSDEMVEAYHGYLREKFWSKFTFGRK
- a CDS encoding conserved hypothetical protein (Evidence 4 : Homologs of previously reported genes of unknown function); amino-acid sequence: MTDFSVIFTETDHKILNSYRQVLDGLADYLGEGYELVLHSLNNLESSVIKIVNGHYTGRKEGSPITDLGLQMLAKTQDEHTDYISYFNKGKHNKNIKCSTITIRGEGGKIIGLLCINFYLDTPFADLLKAYIPPDKQKIVKEENFSSNVEELISLTVGKVRDAVMADETITPANKNKEIVIGLHDRGLFNLKDAVIRVAELLGVSKNTIYMHLRNLKDHQ
- a CDS encoding hypothetical protein (Evidence 5 : No homology to any previously reported sequences) — encoded protein: MRAQGFKLLFQMEKQRLDIGIGGLIAEGLCFFVGYWHRAPYRPVFIAVRLRVKKKVQNLNAMWYKEFAKNFATQGDFGHESP
- a CDS encoding putative transcriptional regulator (Evidence 3 : Function proposed based on presence of conserved amino acid motif, structural feature or limited homology), with translation MPVSNEKTKPLRNQPPYTNVEALLLHLKKQFESLSPQFRLGAKYLLDNPREVPVRSMRKIATDAQVRPITLIRLARLLGFEGWQDLRECFVNGFNENATQLSSRARKLLSEPGSDRLLAAMLDAQRKNLMALSRQEAGLLGKAAALINAAPNVHVAGFRSSYPIAFSFYYLYRLFRSSVHLIEGAAGTLELELRPLEPGDSVLMVSYEPYSQEILRVAEIAHDSGCTLIALTDSLVSPIALKADCSLLFSASSPSFFPSTASALALVEILIAHLLAEKGEEAIRAITRTEGQLHETGAYLRKKS